A stretch of the Clostridiales bacterium genome encodes the following:
- a CDS encoding NUDIX domain-containing protein: MTKVQFYDRVDDGKLRFAVIITRTEGHWVFCKHRDRDTLEVPGGHREPGEGILDTAKRELYEETGAIDFTMEPVCVYSVTAPGNFDGQETFGMLFSADVREFEKELHSEIERIVIRDDLPEAWTYPEIQPLLMKEWERRTGKGGQ, from the coding sequence ATGACGAAGGTACAGTTTTATGACCGGGTGGACGACGGGAAGCTCCGGTTTGCGGTGATCATTACCCGGACGGAGGGACACTGGGTGTTCTGCAAGCACCGGGATCGTGACACCCTGGAAGTGCCCGGGGGACACCGGGAGCCGGGAGAGGGTATCCTGGATACCGCGAAGCGCGAGCTGTACGAGGAAACCGGAGCCATCGACTTCACCATGGAGCCGGTCTGCGTCTATTCGGTGACGGCGCCCGGGAATTTCGACGGGCAGGAGACCTTCGGCATGCTGTTTTCCGCGGACGTGCGGGAATTTGAAAAAGAACTCCACAGCGAGATTGAACGGATTGTGATCCGGGATGACCTGCCGGAGGCGTGGACGTATCCGGAGATCCAGCCGCTGCTGATGAAGGAATGGGAAAGGCGGACCGGCAAGGGCGGACAGTGA